One stretch of Meriones unguiculatus strain TT.TT164.6M chromosome 7, Bangor_MerUng_6.1, whole genome shotgun sequence DNA includes these proteins:
- the Gpx2 gene encoding glutathione peroxidase 2, whose translation MAYIAKSFYDLSAISLDGEKIDFNTFRGRAVLIENVASLUGTTTRDFNQLNELQCRFPRRLVILGFPCNQFGHQENCQNEEILNSLKYVRPGRGYQPTFTLTQKCEVNGQNEHPVFAYLKDKLPYPYDDPFSLMTDPKLIAWSPVRRSDVSWNFEKFLIGPEGEPFRRYSRTFQTINIEPDIRRLLKVAI comes from the exons ATGGCTTACATTGCCAAGTCTTTCTACGACCTCAGTGCCATCAGCCTAGATGGAGAGAAGATAGATTTCAACACATTCCGAGGCAGGGCAGTGCTGATTGAGAATGTGGCATCTCTCTGAGGAACAACGACCCGGGACTTCAACCAGCTCAATGAGTTGCAATGTCGCTTTCCCAGGCGCCTGGTGATTCTCGGCTTCCCTTGCAACCAGTTTGGACATCAG GAGAACTGTCAGAATGAGGAGATCCTGAACAGCCTCAAGTACGTCCGCCCTGGGCGTGGCTACCAGCCCACCTTCACTCTTACCCAAAAGTGTGAGGTCAACGGGCAGAACGAGCACCCTGTCTTCGCCTACCTGAAAGATAAGCTGCCCTACCCCTACGACGACCCGTTCTCCCTCATGACCGATCCCAAGCTCATCGCCTGGAGTCCGGTGCGACGCTCCGACGTGTCCTGGAACTTTGAGAAGTTCCTGATAGGGCCAGAGGGGGAGCCCTTCCGCCGCTACAGCCGCACCTTCCAAACCATCAACATCGAGCCCGACATCAGGCGTCTCCTCAAAGTGGCCATCTAG
- the Rab15 gene encoding ras-related protein Rab-15 isoform X2 produces MKTIEVDGIKVRIQIWDTAGQERYQTITKQYYRRAQGIFLVYDISSERSYQHIMKWVSDVDEYAPEGVQKILIGNKADEEQKRQVGREQGQQLAKEYGMDFYETSACTNLNIKESFTRLTELVLQAHRKELDGLRTRASNELAFAELEEEEGKPEGPANSSKTCWC; encoded by the exons ATGAAGACCATTGAAGTAGATGGCATCAAAGTGCGGATACAGATTTG GGACACAGCAGGGCAGGAGAGGTACCAGACCATCACAAAGCAGTACTATCGGCGGGCCCAG GGAATATTTTTAGTCTACGACATTAGCAGCGAGCGCTCTTACCAACACATCATGAAGTGGGTCAGTGACGTGGATGAG TACGCACCAGAAGGGGTCCAGAAGATCCTCATAGGGAATAAGGCTGATGAGGAGCAGAAACGGCAGGTGGGCAGAGAGCAAGGCCAGCAG CTGGCTAAGGAGTATGGCATGGACTTCTACGAAACAAGTGCCTGCACCAACCTCAACATTAAAGAG TCCTTCACTCGCCTGACAGAGCTGGTGCTGCAGGCCCACAGGAAAGAGCTGGACGGTCTCCGAACACGAGCCAGCAATGAGTTAGCCTTCGCAGaactggaggaagaggaaggcaaaCCCGAGGGCCCAGCGAACTCTTCAAAGACCTGCTGGTGCTGA